The sequence below is a genomic window from Brevibacillus laterosporus.
AGGGATATCTGCTTTTTGTACCTCGTTATAGGTAACTACTTCATCAGCCTCACCACTCTTAACATACACTTCAAGATACGCTTCTTGTCGTAATTGTTTTAGTCCATTAAATGTAATCTTTTTTTCCAATCCATTTTTATCGTAACCGGTTAGTGTATATTCGTACAGATGAGTACCTGTCAAGTTTTTACCTTCTCCAATGATTTGCACATAGTAGATGTCTGCCCCTATTTTTTTAAAAAGATTGTCCTTCATAAGAAAGAACATTCCAACCAAAATTAATAAGAAGACTAAAATCCCGATAATTACCTTTTTCATTTTCATTCTCCTCTATTCTGATTCTCATACTATCAGTATAAGGGAGTTTTACCCAATGTAACATTGAATAGC
It includes:
- a CDS encoding YxeA family protein, which encodes MKKVIIGILVFLLILVGMFFLMKDNLFKKIGADIYYVQIIGEGKNLTGTHLYEYTLTGYDKNGLEKKITFNGLKQLRQEAYLEVYVKSGEADEVVTYNEVQKADIPAKANEKLK